A stretch of the Malus sylvestris chromosome 10, drMalSylv7.2, whole genome shotgun sequence genome encodes the following:
- the LOC126585668 gene encoding mitochondrial phosphate carrier protein 1, mitochondrial-like — MAGVEGRLCEEFSPAYYGLCTVGGMLSAGATHLAITPLDVLKVNMQVNPIKYNRMGTGFSTLWKEQGPSSLWRGWSGKLFGYGAQGGCRFGLYEYFKKLYSDALIDQNKSTIFFLSSASAQVFADVALCPFEAIKVRVQTQPYFAKGLVDGVPKLYSTEGIAGFYRGLLPLWGRNLPFTVIMFTTFEHSVDLIYHNIMQRRKEDCSRAQQLGVTCLAAYAAGAVGTVISNPADNIVSSLYNKKAANVMQAVKNIGLVNLFTRSLPVRITLVGPVVTLQWFFYDSIKVLCGLPSSGGLTRRLEESNISAE; from the exons ATGGCAGGGGTTGAAGGAAGGTTGTGTGAGGAATTTTCACCTGCATATTATGGGCTCTGCACTGTAGGGGGAATGCTCAGTGCTGGCGCTACCCATCTCGCAATCACGCCTCTCGATGTCTTGAAAGTTAATATGCAG GTAAATCCAATTAAATATAACAGGATGGGTACAGGGTTTTCTACTCTTTGGAAAGAACAAGGCCCCTCTTCTCTTTGGAGAGGTTGGTCTGGAAAGCTTTTTGGATATGGTGCTCAGGGTGGCTGTAGATTTGGTCTCTACGAATACTTTAAGAAGCTTTACTCGGATGCATTGATAGATCAAAACAAGAGTACCATATTCTTCCTCAGCAGTGCATCTGCTCAAGTATTTGCTGATGTGGCTCTCTGTCCTTTTGAAGCCATCAAAGTCCGAGTTCAAACACAGCCCTACTTTGCAAAGGGCTTGGTTGATGGGGTTCCAAAGCTATACTCAACCGAAGGGATTGCTGG CTTTTACAGAGGACTTTTACCACTTTGGGGTCGAAATCTTCCAT TCACGGTGATAATGTTCACGACGTTTGAGCACTCAGTGGATCTGATTTATCACAACATTATGCAAAGGAGAAAAGAGGATTGCTCAAGAGCCCAACAGCTTGGTGTGACATGTTTAGCGGCCTATGCAGCAGGAGCTGTTGGTACTGTGATCTCCAACCCCGCAGACAACATCGTTTCCTCTCTTTACAATAAAAAGGCTGCCAATGTGATGCAG GCTGTGAAGAACATTGGCCTCGTTAATCTATTTACTCGAAGTCTTCCTGTGCGAATTACACTTGTTGGCCCTGTTGTTACCTTGCAGTGGTTTTTCTATGACAGCATCAAAGTTCTCTGTGGACT gCCATCTAGTGGAGGGCTTACCAGG